A region of Candidatus Abyssobacteria bacterium SURF_5 DNA encodes the following proteins:
- a CDS encoding class I SAM-dependent methyltransferase — translation METKHRYADLRESPASINLFFDRVGPWFYSFYFTAIGYRASLKYLIRANLDLLGLKEGMRILDAGIGTGFLTVNLLREASEPLEVFGLDFSPGMLLGLNRRLTRLGLERRVRLHLADMRQMPFADASFDLVITSAAMEYLPEVWEGISECGRVLRPGGKLLFIATRNSLMGKMIAATWRNKVLEPAHVIRGMNQAGITAIETLRFPWYFPHVNSWGMVLLGCKD, via the coding sequence GTGGAGACGAAACATAGATACGCCGACCTGCGCGAGAGCCCGGCGTCCATAAATCTGTTTTTCGACAGGGTCGGCCCCTGGTTTTACTCGTTTTATTTCACCGCGATCGGATATCGTGCGTCTCTAAAATACTTGATTCGGGCCAACCTGGACCTGCTCGGCCTGAAAGAGGGCATGAGGATACTTGATGCGGGCATCGGGACGGGCTTTTTGACGGTGAATCTTTTGAGAGAGGCTTCAGAGCCTCTGGAAGTGTTCGGTCTGGATTTCTCGCCGGGGATGCTGCTCGGATTGAATCGACGCCTTACCAGATTGGGCCTTGAGCGCCGTGTCAGGCTGCACCTGGCGGATATGCGGCAGATGCCGTTTGCCGACGCATCATTCGACCTGGTCATTACCTCCGCCGCTATGGAGTATTTGCCGGAGGTGTGGGAGGGCATCTCCGAATGCGGGCGCGTCCTGCGTCCGGGCGGAAAACTTCTCTTCATCGCCACGCGCAACAGTTTGATGGGTAAGATGATAGCCGCTACATGGAGAAACAAGGTTTTAGAGCCGGCGCATGTCATTCGCGGCATGAATCAGGCCGGCATCACCGCCATTGAAACCCTCCGTTTTCCGTGGTATTTTCCTCACGTCAATTCTTGGGGGATGGTTCTCCTCGGGTGTAAGGATTGA
- a CDS encoding acyltransferase, with amino-acid sequence MPKTQRLTPASFSEMTSSRERAHDIDWLRVLAVLLLIPYHSAVIFARPYVSYIKQEPNAAFEAFAYFMNQWHMALLFLLSGVGAWYSLESRVGRQYLAERIKRLVVPLVFGTFAIVPVQVYFQRLYYHEFSGSIVEFYPRIFAGIYPHGNFTWGQLWFLAYLFVFSVLLLPVFLHFKTNRGRMWTSRAAAFCNGRLVFLAPAIPFMLAQALLRAKWPGFQNLYNDWANFAFYMTAFLYGYLLFSVSDFRQVVAKRHAVSLALGIVSMGIILGLRQTGNAPSPGYSASWILFMLLHGFSSWCWLVGLLGLGRKYLNFDTPLIQYASEAVLPFYILHHAAIVAAAFFVLKFEAGVMVEFISINILSFILTICFYEFLIRRLDVFRILFGMRAKRPVVVQNAIS; translated from the coding sequence GTGCCAAAGACGCAGCGGTTGACCCCCGCTTCTTTTTCCGAGATGACGTCTTCTCGTGAACGGGCACATGACATTGACTGGCTGAGAGTGCTCGCGGTCCTGCTGCTGATCCCCTATCATTCAGCAGTGATCTTTGCCCGCCCCTACGTCTCGTATATCAAGCAAGAGCCTAATGCCGCGTTCGAGGCCTTTGCCTACTTCATGAACCAGTGGCATATGGCGCTCCTTTTCTTGCTCTCTGGCGTGGGTGCATGGTATTCATTGGAATCGCGGGTTGGACGTCAATATCTGGCGGAGCGAATCAAGCGGCTTGTGGTCCCGCTCGTTTTCGGGACGTTCGCCATCGTGCCGGTCCAGGTATATTTCCAGCGGCTGTATTATCACGAGTTTTCCGGCTCAATCGTTGAGTTTTATCCGCGCATATTCGCAGGTATCTATCCTCACGGGAACTTCACGTGGGGCCAGTTGTGGTTTTTGGCTTATCTCTTTGTTTTCTCCGTGCTTCTCCTACCGGTTTTTCTGCACTTCAAGACCAATCGAGGTCGCATGTGGACATCGAGAGCGGCCGCCTTCTGCAACGGGCGTCTCGTTTTCCTTGCGCCCGCAATCCCGTTCATGCTGGCGCAGGCGCTTCTTCGGGCGAAATGGCCGGGATTCCAGAACCTTTACAATGATTGGGCCAACTTCGCCTTCTATATGACGGCATTTCTTTATGGCTACCTGCTTTTCTCTGTTTCGGATTTTCGACAAGTGGTAGCCAAGAGGCATGCCGTTTCACTTGCCCTCGGGATCGTCTCAATGGGCATTATTTTGGGTTTGCGCCAAACGGGGAATGCGCCTTCCCCCGGGTATTCAGCCTCCTGGATTCTCTTTATGCTCCTCCATGGGTTCAGCTCGTGGTGCTGGCTTGTGGGGCTGCTTGGGCTCGGTCGGAAATACTTGAATTTCGACACTCCCCTTATCCAATATGCAAGCGAGGCGGTTTTGCCGTTTTACATTTTGCACCACGCCGCCATTGTTGCCGCTGCATTTTTCGTCCTCAAATTTGAGGCTGGCGTCATGGTCGAATTCATAAGTATCAACATCCTCTCGTTTATCTTAACCATTTGTTTCTACGAGTTCCTGATCAGGCGACTAGATGTTTTTAGAATTCTGTTTGGGATGAGGGCAAAGCGGCCCGTTGTGGTTCAGAACGCAATAAGCTGA